In a single window of the Halobaculum lipolyticum genome:
- a CDS encoding excinuclease ABC subunit C: protein MDPSAVRERAGDLPREPGVYQFLDGDTVLYVGKAVDLRDRVPSYADPRSARVARMVDRADAIDFAVTDTETQALLLEANLIKRLNPRFNVRLKDDKSYPLVQFTDHAVPRIEVTRDPDEAATVFGPFTDRGRVDTAVKAIRETYGLRGCSDHKYEGRARPCLDYEMGLCSAPCTGEIDEATYREDVASAIRFFEGETGALADPLRREMEAAAERQEFERAANLRDRLETVESFHGAGEEAVSDRTDERAVDVLGAAVEGDSAVVARLHSERGQLVDRSRHSLDAPDAEDRVAEVLSAFLVQYYAERELPDAVLLSERPADEDVLAWLEAEGVAVRVPGAGREAKLVELALKNARSGPARRDELSALADALGIDRPERIEGFDVSHAQGTRVVGSDVCFVDGSAEKADYRRKKLTDRNDDYANMRELVRWRAERAVEGRDDRPDPDLLLIDGGDGQLGAARDALAEVGWDVPAVALAKEEELVITPDGVHRWDDDAPHLHLLQRVRDEAHRFAVQYHQTLRDDVSTVLDDVPGIGPETRRRLLRRFGSVENVRAASEADLLDVPGVGRKTASELKARL from the coding sequence ATGGACCCGAGCGCGGTCCGCGAGCGCGCCGGCGACCTCCCGCGCGAGCCGGGCGTCTACCAGTTCCTCGACGGCGACACCGTCCTGTACGTCGGGAAGGCGGTCGACCTCCGCGACCGGGTGCCCTCCTACGCCGACCCCCGATCCGCGCGGGTGGCTCGGATGGTCGACCGCGCGGACGCGATCGACTTCGCCGTCACCGACACCGAGACGCAGGCGCTGTTGTTGGAGGCGAACCTGATCAAGCGGCTCAACCCCCGGTTCAACGTCCGCCTCAAAGACGACAAGTCGTACCCGCTCGTGCAGTTCACCGACCACGCGGTGCCGCGGATCGAGGTGACCCGCGACCCCGACGAGGCGGCGACGGTGTTCGGCCCGTTCACCGACCGCGGCCGCGTCGACACCGCGGTCAAGGCGATCCGCGAGACGTACGGCCTGCGCGGCTGTTCGGACCACAAGTACGAGGGCCGCGCCCGCCCCTGCCTCGACTACGAGATGGGGCTGTGCTCGGCGCCGTGTACTGGCGAGATCGACGAGGCGACCTACCGCGAGGACGTCGCGTCCGCGATCCGGTTCTTCGAGGGGGAGACCGGCGCGCTCGCCGACCCGCTGCGCCGCGAGATGGAAGCGGCGGCCGAGCGGCAGGAGTTCGAGCGGGCGGCGAACCTCCGCGACCGGCTCGAGACGGTCGAGTCGTTCCACGGCGCCGGCGAGGAAGCCGTCTCCGACCGGACGGACGAACGCGCCGTCGACGTGCTCGGCGCGGCCGTCGAGGGGGACTCGGCGGTCGTGGCCCGCCTCCACAGCGAGCGCGGTCAGCTCGTGGACCGCTCGCGCCACTCGCTGGACGCCCCGGACGCCGAGGACCGGGTGGCGGAGGTGCTGTCGGCGTTCCTCGTCCAGTACTACGCCGAACGGGAGCTTCCCGACGCCGTGCTGCTCTCCGAGCGCCCGGCCGACGAGGACGTGCTCGCGTGGCTGGAGGCGGAAGGCGTCGCCGTCCGCGTGCCCGGCGCCGGCCGGGAGGCGAAACTCGTCGAGTTGGCGCTGAAGAACGCCCGGAGCGGTCCCGCGCGCCGCGACGAACTGTCGGCGCTCGCGGACGCGCTCGGCATCGACCGTCCGGAACGCATCGAGGGGTTCGACGTGAGCCACGCGCAGGGGACGCGCGTCGTCGGTTCGGACGTCTGCTTCGTCGACGGCAGCGCCGAGAAGGCCGACTACCGCCGGAAGAAGCTCACCGACCGCAACGACGACTACGCGAACATGCGCGAGTTGGTGCGGTGGCGCGCCGAACGCGCCGTCGAGGGCCGTGACGACCGCCCCGACCCGGATCTGCTGCTGATCGACGGCGGCGACGGGCAGCTCGGCGCCGCGAGGGACGCGCTCGCGGAGGTCGGGTGGGACGTCCCCGCGGTCGCGCTGGCGAAGGAGGAGGAGCTGGTGATCACGCCCGACGGGGTCCACCGGTGGGACGACGACGCCCCGCACCTCCACCTGCTCCAGCGCGTCCGCGACGAGGCCCACCGTTTCGCGGTGCAGTACCACCAGACGCTGCGCGACGACGTCTCGACGGTGCTCGACGACGTGCCCGGGATCGGGCCGGAGACGCGCCGGCGGCTCCTCCGACGCTTCGGCTCGGTGGAGAACGTCCGTGCGGCCAGCGAGGCGGACCTGTTGGACGTGCCGGGCGTCGGCCGGAAAACCGCGAGCGAACTGAAGGCGCGGCTGTAG
- the upp gene encoding uracil phosphoribosyltransferase: MAIEKRGDAHLITHALAKDTLSRLRDVETEQVAFRKGLVKLGRICGYEIIDGAMETEFVSIRTPLAETTGERVKGLDNVVIINVLRAATPFVEGLLKAFPRAKQGVISAGRNEEAGMDDDGTFPIEIDYTKLPDITAEDTVIVADPMLATGSTMTAVLDHVVSNNPEPEDLFVLSAVSAPAGVARVTEAFDEVDLLTVALDEELNDEGFIVPGLGDAGDRAFRTK; this comes from the coding sequence ATGGCCATCGAGAAGCGAGGCGACGCGCACCTCATCACGCACGCGCTGGCGAAGGACACCCTGTCGCGACTGCGCGACGTGGAGACCGAACAGGTCGCGTTCCGCAAGGGGCTGGTGAAGCTGGGCCGCATCTGCGGCTACGAGATCATCGACGGCGCGATGGAGACGGAGTTCGTCTCGATCCGGACGCCGCTGGCGGAGACGACCGGCGAGCGCGTGAAGGGGCTGGACAACGTCGTGATCATCAACGTCCTCCGCGCCGCGACGCCGTTCGTCGAGGGACTCCTGAAGGCGTTCCCGCGCGCGAAGCAGGGCGTCATCTCCGCGGGTCGCAACGAGGAGGCAGGGATGGACGACGACGGCACGTTCCCCATCGAGATCGACTACACGAAGCTCCCCGACATCACCGCCGAGGACACCGTCATCGTCGCCGACCCGATGCTCGCGACCGGGTCGACGATGACGGCGGTGCTCGACCACGTCGTCTCGAACAACCCCGAGCCGGAGGACCTGTTCGTGCTGTCGGCCGTCTCCGCGCCCGCCGGCGTCGCGCGGGTCACCGAGGCGTTCGACGAAGTCGACCTCCTCACCGTCGCGCTCGACGAGGAACTCAACGACGAGGGGTTCATCGTCCCCGGTCTTGGTGACGCCGGAGACCGCGCGTTCCGGACGAAGTAG